One window from the genome of Butyrivibrio proteoclasticus B316 encodes:
- a CDS encoding RtcB family protein yields MKCRNLWKTTCRLQPDVHPGKVGPIGLTMTVKEAVIPALIGIDIGCGMSMVKLGKIRKDFQKLDTVIRDNVPVGFKVRNTVHRDASDFDLGRLNCFKHIRDDKAMLSIGTLGGGNHFIELDADENGEGYLIIHSGSRHLGKEVAEYYMDKGHKYLMEHGKENVPYELTYLTDELLSDYLHDIQVVQEYAELNRHIIMKEICKGMKWKVTDEKSCIHNYIEQTNGAAILRKGAISAKENQEVIIPINMRDGVILGIGKGNDEWNSSAPHGAGRISSREKVTTSHTVSEFKASMKGIYTSCISNDTLDEAPFAYRDIDYIKEAVKETVEITKLLKPVYNYKGGNA; encoded by the coding sequence ATTAAATGCCGTAATTTATGGAAAACTACTTGCCGTTTACAGCCGGATGTTCATCCGGGAAAAGTGGGCCCTATAGGCCTTACCATGACAGTAAAAGAGGCTGTAATTCCTGCACTTATCGGAATCGACATTGGCTGTGGTATGAGCATGGTAAAGCTTGGAAAGATCAGAAAGGATTTCCAGAAGCTCGATACAGTGATTAGAGACAACGTTCCGGTTGGATTCAAGGTAAGAAACACTGTTCACAGGGATGCATCAGATTTTGACCTCGGAAGACTCAACTGCTTTAAGCACATCAGAGATGATAAGGCAATGCTTAGTATCGGAACTCTTGGCGGAGGAAACCACTTTATTGAGCTTGATGCAGACGAGAACGGAGAGGGATATCTGATCATTCACAGTGGCAGCCGGCACCTTGGCAAGGAAGTTGCAGAGTATTACATGGACAAAGGACACAAGTATTTAATGGAGCATGGAAAAGAGAATGTTCCATATGAGCTTACTTACCTTACAGATGAGCTTCTTTCAGACTATCTTCATGATATCCAGGTTGTTCAGGAATACGCTGAGCTCAATCGTCACATCATTATGAAGGAAATCTGCAAGGGAATGAAGTGGAAGGTAACAGATGAAAAGAGCTGCATCCATAACTACATTGAGCAGACAAATGGAGCAGCTATCCTTAGAAAAGGTGCCATCTCCGCTAAGGAGAATCAGGAGGTAATCATACCCATAAACATGAGAGATGGCGTAATCCTTGGAATCGGCAAAGGCAATGATGAGTGGAACAGCTCAGCACCTCATGGGGCAGGCAGAATTTCATCTAGAGAGAAGGTTACAACCAGTCACACAGTGTCTGAGTTTAAGGCTTCCATGAAGGGAATTTACACAAGCTGCATCAGCAATGACACATTGGATGAGGCACCCTTTGCCTACAGGGATATTGATTACATCAAAGAGGCTGTAAAGGAGACTGTTGAGATCACAAAGCTCCTTAAGCCGGTTTATAACTACAAAGGAGGCAATGCTTGA
- a CDS encoding GNAT family N-acetyltransferase, with translation MDKFVDERDYKLLDQDRYTFFVLRRILGGPCKLILSDHERVIICFSKEPFPVWIWTPDDATDKDMAAAYDVISENGLLDGNHNYNIKYKLAEYFINRAKKEGKELFIRQNMYAYDCPKSVEPQEKASGELHKCTQDDCEELVDLIDGFHNAVGIDIMDRAAYEQNAKKSIEDRRTFFWQDKGITTACCKYVPNGDMASISLVYTKPECRRKHYAENLVYTVTELARAEGYLPMLYTDADYVASNACYEKIGYIRRGELCTVG, from the coding sequence ATGGACAAATTTGTTGATGAAAGAGATTATAAGCTCCTGGATCAGGACAGATATACGTTTTTTGTTCTGCGTCGCATCCTTGGAGGCCCCTGCAAGCTGATATTATCTGATCATGAGAGAGTAATAATCTGCTTCTCAAAAGAGCCATTTCCTGTATGGATCTGGACTCCGGATGATGCTACGGATAAAGATATGGCAGCTGCTTACGATGTAATTTCAGAAAACGGCCTTCTTGATGGAAATCACAACTACAATATTAAGTATAAACTGGCTGAATACTTCATAAATAGGGCTAAAAAAGAGGGAAAAGAGCTATTCATCAGACAAAATATGTATGCCTATGACTGTCCCAAGTCCGTAGAGCCTCAGGAGAAGGCATCTGGAGAACTGCACAAGTGCACCCAGGATGACTGTGAAGAGCTTGTTGACCTGATAGATGGTTTCCACAACGCAGTAGGCATAGATATAATGGATAGAGCCGCCTATGAGCAGAATGCTAAGAAAAGTATAGAAGATAGAAGGACATTCTTTTGGCAAGATAAAGGAATTACTACAGCTTGTTGTAAGTATGTTCCAAACGGTGACATGGCCAGCATAAGCCTTGTGTATACCAAGCCAGAGTGCAGGAGAAAGCACTACGCCGAGAATCTGGTTTACACAGTAACTGAACTTGCAAGAGCAGAAGGATATCTTCCCATGCTCTACACAGATGCAGATTACGTAGCGTCTAATGCCTGCTATGAAAAGATTGGATATATTCGCCGTGGCGAACTGTGTACTGTCGGGTAA
- a CDS encoding GNAT family N-acetyltransferase has protein sequence MSLKLIKLTKSYEKQLGEMIDEWKKDQEKNHTNHSPWAIFKNDYHDFDYYLEHLELTNPRDGLVPDSTFFLLDDEKDRLLGAVNIRHYLNDGLLKSGGHIGDGIRPSERRKGYATKMIGLALEECKKLGIDRALICCDKNNIGSAKSIQNNGGVLENELVTDDGEIVQRYWISIK, from the coding sequence ATGAGTCTGAAACTTATTAAGCTAACAAAGAGCTACGAGAAACAACTGGGAGAAATGATTGATGAGTGGAAGAAGGATCAGGAAAAGAACCACACAAACCACTCACCATGGGCCATTTTTAAAAACGATTATCACGATTTTGATTATTATCTTGAGCATTTGGAGCTTACTAATCCCAGAGATGGCCTGGTTCCTGACTCAACCTTTTTTCTGCTTGATGACGAGAAAGATAGACTTCTTGGGGCAGTAAATATCCGCCACTATCTCAATGATGGCCTATTAAAAAGCGGCGGACATATCGGAGATGGCATCAGACCATCAGAAAGGCGTAAGGGCTACGCCACAAAGATGATTGGTCTGGCCCTCGAAGAGTGCAAAAAGCTTGGTATTGATAGGGCACTAATCTGCTGTGACAAAAATAATATTGGCTCTGCCAAGTCAATCCAGAACAATGGCGGTGTATTGGAAAATGAGCTTGTAACTGATGATGGCGAGATAGTGCAGAGATACTGGATTTCAATAAAATGA
- a CDS encoding ATP-binding protein — translation MLIKRDVYLNKLIERQNNGMVKVITGIRRCGKSFLLFKLYKEYLLNSGVGADHIIEIALDGIDADELREPKACYRYIKEKILDGEKNYVLLDEVQFMDRFEEVLNSLLRIENVDVYVTGSNSKFLSKDIITEFRGRGDEIHIYPLTFAEFYAAFGGEYDDAWDAYLNYGGLPALIDMNNAKQKMDYLKSIFDNVYMKDVIERNKIKNKDEINTLVNILASAIGSPTNPTKISNTFETERHSSYTHKTISSHIDFLEEAYLISKANRYDIKGRKYIAANLKYYFTDVGLRNARLNFRQQEPTHLMENVVYNELLARGYSVDVGVVEVNQKNSEGKSVRKQLEVDFVTNMGNQRYYIQVAYDLSTEEKQQQEYNSFRNIPDSFKKIVLVNGSSKPWRNDEGYVIMGMKYFLLNSDSLDF, via the coding sequence ATGTTGATAAAAAGAGATGTCTACTTAAATAAGCTTATTGAACGACAGAATAATGGAATGGTAAAGGTTATCACCGGAATCAGGCGCTGTGGCAAATCATTTTTATTATTCAAGTTGTATAAGGAGTATCTTCTTAACAGTGGTGTTGGTGCTGATCATATAATTGAGATTGCACTTGATGGTATCGATGCTGATGAATTGCGTGAACCTAAGGCGTGTTATAGATACATTAAGGAAAAAATCCTTGATGGCGAGAAAAATTACGTTCTTTTGGACGAAGTTCAATTCATGGATAGGTTTGAGGAAGTATTAAATAGCCTTCTGAGAATAGAGAATGTTGATGTATATGTTACGGGAAGTAATTCCAAATTTTTGTCAAAGGACATTATCACTGAGTTCAGAGGCAGAGGGGATGAGATACATATATATCCGCTTACCTTCGCTGAGTTTTATGCTGCTTTTGGTGGTGAATACGATGATGCCTGGGATGCGTATTTGAATTATGGTGGGCTGCCGGCTCTTATTGATATGAATAATGCCAAGCAGAAGATGGACTATCTCAAAAGCATCTTTGATAACGTTTATATGAAGGATGTTATCGAGCGTAATAAGATAAAGAATAAGGATGAGATAAATACGCTTGTAAATATACTTGCATCTGCGATTGGATCTCCCACTAATCCTACAAAGATATCGAATACTTTTGAAACGGAAAGACATAGCAGCTATACACATAAAACGATATCTTCTCATATAGATTTTCTGGAAGAAGCATATCTTATATCAAAAGCAAACAGATATGATATCAAGGGCAGGAAATACATAGCCGCTAACCTTAAATACTATTTTACTGATGTTGGACTTAGAAATGCCAGATTGAATTTTAGGCAGCAAGAACCAACGCATCTTATGGAAAACGTTGTTTACAATGAACTCTTGGCAAGGGGATATTCCGTGGATGTTGGTGTGGTGGAAGTGAATCAGAAGAATAGTGAAGGTAAAAGCGTGAGAAAGCAACTGGAAGTGGACTTTGTGACCAACATGGGAAATCAACGTTACTATATCCAGGTCGCATATGATCTTTCCACCGAAGAAAAACAGCAGCAGGAATACAATTCGTTTAGAAACATTCCTGACTCTTTCAAGAAAATTGTACTTGTAAATGGATCTTCAAAACCATGGAGAAATGATGAGGGATATGTAATCATGGGAATGAAGTATTTTCTTCTGAATAGTGACAGCCTGGATTTTTAA
- a CDS encoding transposase → MRNTYRTHLEKYLWGDSPFWSASYFCVTTGSVSLDTVKKYIEDQRTEEHKRKYIKTGKYKKKS, encoded by the coding sequence GTGAGAAATACATATAGAACACACCTTGAGAAATACCTATGGGGAGATTCACCCTTCTGGAGTGCAAGTTACTTCTGTGTCACTACCGGAAGTGTTTCTCTTGATACTGTCAAGAAATACATTGAAGATCAACGAACAGAGGAACACAAACGCAAATACATTAAGACGGGGAAATACAAAAAGAAAAGCTAG
- a CDS encoding transposase, which produces MQKSMLESDILNEYRRGSHSVYKLTYHVIFVTKYRKKVITAVQRSEKYI; this is translated from the coding sequence ATGCAGAAATCGATGCTGGAATCAGATATCCTGAACGAGTACAGAAGAGGCTCACATTCCGTATACAAACTCACATACCATGTAATTTTCGTGACTAAATACAGAAAGAAAGTAATCACAGCTGTCCAAAGAAGTGAGAAATACATATAG
- a CDS encoding RNA-guided endonuclease InsQ/TnpB family protein, whose amino-acid sequence MYRTRQYRISKNHILYDYCRDICRSSAILYNRANFILRQYSSAVDSMVLFKPLFSNQMMIYRLVRDSLLGTKYLGDSKWLSYNALDHLLKVTRDKAYYALPSQANQQILKLLLRDYKSFFEAVKVYGRNPGAFTGRPKMPGYMSQGSFKTAVLTNQICRIKDGYLKLPGTKDRLSLGQLPEEVCLKEVRIKPSGNSFVLDVVLSVPDKGIMPMSDKDILSDLSDVSNLKGLRVMAIDPGTDNIAAVANTFGARPFVIKGGVIKSINQLYNKEMKRLSSCAMTCNNRYRTRKMNALTEKRNRRIKDQFHKVSRQLAAYARDNHVDVVVMGHNAYQKQEIGIGHVNNQNFVQIPMLIFADMLRYKLAEYGIKFVLTEESYTSKADFLAKDYIPVYKKNAKDNPTFSGKRIQRGLYRHYDGTITNADINGAANILRKVFPKVSQWDRGIVDMPCSAGCIEHPTGSCRHAA is encoded by the coding sequence GTGTACAGAACAAGGCAATACAGGATAAGCAAAAACCACATACTCTATGACTATTGCAGGGACATCTGCAGATCATCAGCCATTCTGTACAACAGGGCAAATTTCATCTTAAGGCAGTATTCGTCTGCAGTAGATTCAATGGTCTTGTTCAAGCCTCTTTTCTCCAATCAGATGATGATTTACAGGCTCGTCAGGGATAGCCTTTTGGGGACCAAATATCTTGGTGACAGCAAGTGGCTCTCGTATAATGCCCTTGATCATCTGCTAAAGGTTACAAGGGATAAGGCGTACTATGCCCTTCCGTCACAGGCTAATCAGCAGATATTGAAACTTCTTCTCAGAGACTATAAGTCTTTCTTTGAAGCTGTAAAAGTATATGGCAGGAATCCTGGGGCATTTACTGGTCGCCCCAAGATGCCGGGATATATGTCACAGGGATCATTCAAGACAGCTGTCCTGACTAATCAGATATGCAGGATCAAGGATGGGTATCTAAAGTTACCGGGGACAAAGGATAGGCTGTCTCTTGGCCAGCTCCCTGAAGAAGTGTGCCTTAAGGAAGTACGTATAAAGCCCAGCGGAAACAGTTTTGTCCTGGATGTAGTTCTTTCTGTTCCTGATAAAGGAATAATGCCAATGTCTGATAAGGATATCCTCTCTGACCTTTCGGACGTATCAAATCTGAAGGGCTTGAGAGTAATGGCTATCGATCCCGGAACAGACAACATAGCTGCTGTAGCAAACACTTTTGGTGCAAGGCCATTTGTGATAAAGGGAGGTGTGATCAAGTCAATCAACCAGCTTTACAACAAAGAGATGAAAAGACTCTCTTCCTGTGCTATGACATGTAACAACAGGTACAGGACAAGAAAGATGAATGCTCTTACTGAAAAGAGGAACAGAAGGATAAAGGATCAGTTCCATAAGGTGAGCAGACAGCTTGCAGCCTATGCAAGGGATAACCATGTAGATGTAGTAGTGATGGGACATAATGCATACCAGAAACAGGAGATAGGTATAGGACATGTCAATAACCAGAACTTTGTGCAGATACCAATGCTGATATTTGCAGACATGCTCAGATACAAACTTGCTGAATATGGTATAAAGTTTGTTCTCACGGAAGAAAGCTACACATCAAAGGCAGACTTTCTTGCAAAAGACTATATCCCTGTGTATAAAAAGAATGCGAAGGATAACCCCACTTTTTCAGGAAAGCGGATACAGAGGGGACTTTACAGGCACTACGATGGTACAATAACAAATGCAGACATAAATGGAGCTGCAAACATCTTAAGGAAAGTATTCCCAAAGGTAAGCCAATGGGATAGGGGCATAGTGGACATGCCCTGTTCTGCAGGATGCATAGAGCATCCTACAGGTTCATGCCGCCATGCGGCATAA